From one Rhodoferax sp. PAMC 29310 genomic stretch:
- a CDS encoding histidine kinase — protein MKDTQILSAFHELAPAPAEPGLGQVLVFDACHVGVVLRAVLFVEAVVAVGAMFGTTTAFGWLTQVSLLTGGALPATLLWLIIACSLKKGLARLNTPLQHLAGVLLGALAGLYGCGVLSMVGVLDPVPWLASAFMGALLSAVLVAALVLRAKGKTPAATAARLTELQARIRPHFLFNTLNSAISLVRAEPAKAEAMLEDLSDLFRHALVEQGESVTLANEIALAQRYLAIEQVRFGDRIQLEWALDPRASSARLPPLLLQPLVENAVKHGVEPSANGAHIRISTECRGSMVVIKVTNTVPAGQGERGHGVALANVRDRLSLLHDVQGQFQSGCKDGVFQVRIQVPR, from the coding sequence ATGAAAGACACCCAAATTTTATCGGCCTTCCATGAACTGGCCCCGGCGCCTGCCGAGCCGGGGTTGGGGCAGGTGCTTGTTTTTGACGCCTGCCATGTGGGGGTGGTCCTGCGAGCGGTGCTGTTTGTCGAAGCCGTCGTTGCCGTCGGAGCCATGTTTGGCACCACGACGGCCTTTGGCTGGCTGACGCAAGTTTCGCTGCTCACGGGGGGGGCCTTGCCGGCCACTTTGCTGTGGTTGATCATCGCTTGCAGTTTGAAAAAAGGCCTCGCGCGACTGAATACGCCGCTGCAGCATTTGGCCGGTGTGCTGCTGGGCGCCTTGGCCGGGCTCTATGGTTGCGGGGTGTTGTCGATGGTGGGGGTGCTGGACCCCGTGCCCTGGCTGGCCAGTGCGTTCATGGGTGCGTTGCTGTCTGCTGTGCTCGTGGCCGCATTGGTGCTACGCGCCAAGGGGAAAACACCGGCCGCAACGGCTGCCAGGTTGACTGAACTACAGGCCCGAATTCGCCCTCATTTTCTATTTAATACTTTAAATAGCGCCATTTCGCTGGTTCGGGCTGAGCCTGCCAAGGCCGAGGCGATGTTGGAGGATTTGAGTGACCTGTTTCGTCATGCCTTGGTGGAGCAGGGCGAGTCCGTGACGCTGGCCAACGAAATTGCCTTGGCGCAGCGCTACCTGGCTATCGAACAGGTGCGATTCGGCGACAGAATTCAGCTGGAATGGGCGTTGGACCCCAGGGCGTCGAGCGCCCGATTGCCTCCCTTGTTGCTGCAACCGCTGGTTGAAAACGCGGTCAAGCATGGCGTAGAACCCAGCGCAAACGGCGCTCATATTCGTATTTCTACGGAATGCCGTGGCTCGATGGTGGTCATCAAAGTCACGAACACAGTGCCGGCCGGTCAGGGGGAGCGCGGCCATGGCGTCGCCTTGGCCAATGTGCGTGACCGCCTGAGCTTGCTGCACGATGTGCAGGGGCAGTTCCAAAGCGGCTGTAAAGACGGTGTCTTTCAGGTTCGAATTCAGGTGCCGCGGTGA
- a CDS encoding LytTR family DNA-binding domain-containing protein, whose translation MTVLIVDDELLARSRLRTLLGDCIQPATRVEAEAANAGQALAWLSHHSVDVALIDINMPGANGMALVTSLRTLPNPPAILFVTAHSEHALQAFELDAVDYLTKPVRLERLQVALQKVERLTQSVRAVESDLVDDFLLIQERGRTERVKVSDVLYFKAELKYLTVRTLTQTYLLEAALNELEEKYQDRFMRIHRNALIARRAVRALEMHHDADEGEGWAVRLHGVEELLFVSRRQLAAVREMVAGAA comes from the coding sequence ATGACGGTATTGATTGTGGACGACGAGTTGCTGGCCCGTTCCCGACTTCGGACGTTGTTGGGTGACTGCATCCAGCCTGCAACCCGTGTCGAGGCCGAGGCGGCCAACGCAGGGCAGGCCTTGGCCTGGTTGTCCCATCATTCGGTAGACGTCGCGCTGATTGATATCAACATGCCGGGAGCCAATGGAATGGCCTTGGTGACCAGTCTGCGCACCTTGCCTAATCCACCGGCGATTCTGTTCGTAACCGCGCACTCGGAGCATGCCCTGCAGGCGTTTGAGCTGGATGCCGTGGACTATTTGACCAAACCGGTGCGCTTGGAGCGCCTGCAGGTGGCGCTGCAAAAAGTGGAGCGTCTTACGCAATCTGTTCGGGCGGTAGAGTCTGATTTAGTGGATGATTTCCTGCTGATTCAAGAGCGGGGTCGCACTGAGCGGGTGAAGGTCTCGGACGTGTTGTACTTCAAAGCAGAGTTGAAATACTTGACCGTTCGCACGTTGACTCAGACCTATTTACTGGAAGCCGCTTTGAACGAGTTGGAGGAGAAGTACCAGGACCGCTTCATGCGCATCCACCGCAATGCCCTGATTGCACGCCGTGCCGTTCGAGCGCTTGAAATGCACCATGACGCTGACGAAGGAGAAGGCTGGGCCGTCCGACTACATGGAGTGGAGGAGTTGCTGTTCGTGTCCCGCCGGCAGCTGGCTGCCGTTAGGGAGATGGTTGCAGGCGCGGCGTAA